One region of Amphiprion ocellaris isolate individual 3 ecotype Okinawa chromosome 9, ASM2253959v1, whole genome shotgun sequence genomic DNA includes:
- the LOC111563483 gene encoding H-2 class II histocompatibility antigen, A-Q alpha chain-like isoform X1, whose protein sequence is MRMICSSNMKLSAGLILLLHSLGIVAQFVHDITYIVGCFEDTTTIAQYEFDGEEILYADFDRQQVVYTIPPYLVPDPVHVFGDLHVYRNALKARRACAGVVAYCKVEGIHPEEVKDPPESFIYPEDEVILGLENSLICFVNHFYPPSINVSWTKNGLPVSEGMSLSQYYPNSDQTFHRFSMLTFTPSEGDVYSCTVEHSALDTPKTRIWDVEFPKSHQSLIADVYCGVGLSLGLLGVAVGTFLIVKGQYH, encoded by the exons ATGAGGATGATCTGCAGCTCAaacatgaagctctctgctggtTTAATCCTGCTGCTCCACAGCCTCGGCATCGTCGCACAAT TCGTCCATGACATCACCTACATTGTCGGCTGCTTTGAGGACACCACAACTATAGCACAGTATGAATTTGATGGTGAGGAGATTTTGTATGCGGATTTCGACAGACAGCAGGTTGTGTACACTATTCCACCATACCTTGTGCCGGACCCCGTTCACGTATTTGGAGATTTGCATGTATATAGAAATGCTCTGAAAGCCAGGAGGGCGTGTGCAGGGGTCGTAGCGTACTGCAAGGTGGAGGGCATCCATCCAGAAGAAGTCAAAG ATCCTCCTGAGAGCTTCATTTACCCTGAAGATGAAGTCATTCTGGGACTTGAGAACAGCCTTATCTGCTTTGTGAACCATTTCTACCCTCCGTCCATCAACGTCAGCTGGACCAAAAACGGCCTTCCAGTGTCGGAAGGCATGTCTCTCAGTCAATATTATCCCAACAGTGATCAAACCTTCCACCGGTTCTCCATGCTGACGTTCACGCCAAGCGAAGGTGACGTTtacagctgcacagtggagcACTCAGCACTGGACACGCCCAAAACAAGAATCTGGG ATGTTGAATTCCCCAAAAGTCATCAAAGTCTCATAGCAGATGTTTACTGTGGAGTCGGACTGAGTCTGGGCTTGCTGGGAGTCGCAGTTGGAacatttttaattgttaaaGGACAATACCATTAA
- the LOC111563483 gene encoding H-2 class II histocompatibility antigen, A-B alpha chain-like isoform X2, whose product MRMICSSNMKLSAGLILLLHSLGIVAQFVHDITYIVGCFEDTTTIAQYEFDGEEILYADFDRQQVVYTIPPYLVPDPVHVFGDLHVYRNALKARRACAGVVAYCKVEGIHPEEVKDPPESFIYPEDEVILGLENSLICFVNHFYPPSINVSWTKNGLPVSEGMSLSQYYPNSDQTFHRFSMLTFTPSEDVEFPKSHQSLIADVYCGVGLSLGLLGVAVGTFLIVKGQYH is encoded by the exons ATGAGGATGATCTGCAGCTCAaacatgaagctctctgctggtTTAATCCTGCTGCTCCACAGCCTCGGCATCGTCGCACAAT TCGTCCATGACATCACCTACATTGTCGGCTGCTTTGAGGACACCACAACTATAGCACAGTATGAATTTGATGGTGAGGAGATTTTGTATGCGGATTTCGACAGACAGCAGGTTGTGTACACTATTCCACCATACCTTGTGCCGGACCCCGTTCACGTATTTGGAGATTTGCATGTATATAGAAATGCTCTGAAAGCCAGGAGGGCGTGTGCAGGGGTCGTAGCGTACTGCAAGGTGGAGGGCATCCATCCAGAAGAAGTCAAAG ATCCTCCTGAGAGCTTCATTTACCCTGAAGATGAAGTCATTCTGGGACTTGAGAACAGCCTTATCTGCTTTGTGAACCATTTCTACCCTCCGTCCATCAACGTCAGCTGGACCAAAAACGGCCTTCCAGTGTCGGAAGGCATGTCTCTCAGTCAATATTATCCCAACAGTGATCAAACCTTCCACCGGTTCTCCATGCTGACGTTCACGCCAAGCGAAG ATGTTGAATTCCCCAAAAGTCATCAAAGTCTCATAGCAGATGTTTACTGTGGAGTCGGACTGAGTCTGGGCTTGCTGGGAGTCGCAGTTGGAacatttttaattgttaaaGGACAATACCATTAA